The stretch of DNA AGGTTCGCCGACGCCCAGGGAGACGACGTCCTGCATGCCCATGCAGAGATCGAAAAATTTTCTGATCCCCGAGGGGGGGATCACCCGCGCCCGCTCTGATACGAAGTCCCGCATCGTTCACCTCAGAAGGAGTACGGCAGGCGCTCCCCCGCCTCGCGCTCGTCGTACGGGGTGCCGTTCTCCTTGTAGGTCTTCATCACGAACTGGGTCGTCGTCTCCCTGATCCGGTCCATCGGGGCGATATGCTCGGAGACGAAACGAGCGATCTCCTGCATGTTCTTCCCCTTGACCAGGAGGATGAAATCGTACCGGCCCGAGACCAGGCGGAGGGCCCTGACCTCCCTGAAACGCGCGATCCGCTCGGCGATCTTGTCGTAGCCGAAGTCCCGCTCGGGGGAGACCTTCAGGGCGATGATCGAGCTCACCTCGTCCCTGCCGGCGCGCTCCCAGTCGACGACGGCGGCGTACTTCCTGATGATCCTGGCCTCTTCCATCGCGCGGATCCGCCGTTCTACGTCTTCGACCGTGAGCTCTACCATCGTCGCCAGTTCGCCGGGAGGCACCTGGCTGTTCTCCTCCAGGAGATGGAGGATTAAGAGATCTTTTTCGTCCATTGTCATCACCGGAACGAGGCCCTCAGGCGGTTGAGGTCGACCTGGGCAAGGCGGTCCTCAGAGAGTCTGGGATCCTTCGCGAGTACTTCCTGTATCTTTTTGGTGTTGGTGTCAAACCACATCTCTTTTGTCCTTCCGTACCGCCCTTTGGAGACGACCCGGGTGTTGATCACCCCGAGCATGTTCAGCTCGGAGATCAGGTCGGTGATCCGGCGGTGGGTGAGGGGATCGATGTCGACGATCCGGCTGACGTCCCGGTAGACCCGGGTCACCTCGCCTGAGGTGAAGATCTTCTTGTCCATCTCCTCGAGCAGGAGCATCGAGTAGAGGACGACCTTGCTCTGGGTGGGCAGGGTCGAGATGCACTCGATCATCGAGTCGGTCTCGATCTTCTCGAGGGCCATGCGGACGTGCTTCTCCCCGACGCGCTCGGCGTTCTCCCTGTCGGCGAGTTCGCCCGAGACCCGCAGGAGGTCGAGGGCACGCCGTGCGTCGCCGTGCTCCTGCGCGGCGAAGGCGGCGCAGAGCGGGATGACACCCTCGTCGAGCCCGCCCTCCATGAAGGCCATCTGGGCGCGCTGGGTGAGGATGTCGCAGAGCTGCGGGGCGTTGTACGGCGGGAAGACGATCTCCTCCTCTGAAAGGGAGGAGAGGACGCGGGGGTCGAGGAAATCAGTGAACCGGAGGTCGTTGGAGATCCCGATCATCGAGACCTTCGACTGCCGCAGGTCCGAGTTGATCCTGGTGAGGTTGTACAGGGTCTCGTCCCCGCTCTTCTTCACCAGTTTGTCGATCTCGTCGAGCACGATGACGAGCACCCCGCCGGCCGCCTCGAGCTGGTTTTTCAGCTCGGTGTAGACCTGGTCGGTCGGCCACCCGGTCATCGGGATGTGGGCACGCGCCTTGTCGCTCGGGGTGGCGTCGATATCCTCGAGCCCTTTGGCGATCTGGGCGAGCACCCGGTACTGGGTGTCGATCACCTCGCAGTTGAGGTGGACGACCTTGCACCCGGTGGACATGCTCGCGGCCACCTTCTCGAGTTCTGCCCCGACATACCTGACGCTCGCGGTCTTGCCGGTCCCGGTCTTGCCGTAGATCAGGATGTTCGAAGGGGTCTCGTTCTTCAGGGCCGGGGCGAGGATCGATGCGATCGCATCGATCTGGGGACGACGGTGGGGGAGGATCTGGGGACGGTACGAGTGGCGGAGAACCTCCCGGTTTTTGAAGATCCGGTTGTTCGAAAGGAACTTCTGGAAGAGGCCAAAGG from Methanofollis liminatans DSM 4140 encodes:
- a CDS encoding ORC1-type DNA replication protein, whose protein sequence is MSENENPSFGLFQKFLSNNRIFKNREVLRHSYRPQILPHRRPQIDAIASILAPALKNETPSNILIYGKTGTGKTASVRYVGAELEKVAASMSTGCKVVHLNCEVIDTQYRVLAQIAKGLEDIDATPSDKARAHIPMTGWPTDQVYTELKNQLEAAGGVLVIVLDEIDKLVKKSGDETLYNLTRINSDLRQSKVSMIGISNDLRFTDFLDPRVLSSLSEEEIVFPPYNAPQLCDILTQRAQMAFMEGGLDEGVIPLCAAFAAQEHGDARRALDLLRVSGELADRENAERVGEKHVRMALEKIETDSMIECISTLPTQSKVVLYSMLLLEEMDKKIFTSGEVTRVYRDVSRIVDIDPLTHRRITDLISELNMLGVINTRVVSKGRYGRTKEMWFDTNTKKIQEVLAKDPRLSEDRLAQVDLNRLRASFR
- a CDS encoding Lrp/AsnC family transcriptional regulator — protein: MDEKDLLILHLLEENSQVPPGELATMVELTVEDVERRIRAMEEARIIRKYAAVVDWERAGRDEVSSIIALKVSPERDFGYDKIAERIARFREVRALRLVSGRYDFILLVKGKNMQEIARFVSEHIAPMDRIRETTTQFVMKTYKENGTPYDEREAGERLPYSF